A region from the uncultured Bacteroides sp. genome encodes:
- the bglX gene encoding beta-glucosidase BglX → MKISKMLSVCLLLIPLVSCAEKPESKEKVIESKIESLLSKMTLEEKIGQMNQISSFGNIEEMSMIIKKGEVGSILNEVDPVRVNALQHVAMEESRLGIPLLIARDVIHGFKTIFPIPLGQAASFDPDMVKEGARVAAIEASSVGIRWTFAPMIDIARDPRWGRIAEGCGEDTYLTSVMGAAMVKGFQGDSLNDSTAIAACPKHFVGYGATEGGRDYNSTFIPERRLRNVYLPSFEAAAKAGAATYMTSFNDNDGVPSSGNEFILRQVLRKEWGFDGLVVSDWASIKEMITHGFVANEKEAAMKAVNAGVDMEMVSYTYMNNLKALIKEGKVKEETIDNAVRNILRVKFRLGLFDNPYVGVNRSSVIYSDAHLAAAKRAAVESVILLKNSKNVLPIKGTVKTIAVVGPMADAPYEQMGTWVFDGDKTHTQTPLKAIKEMYGDKVQVLYEPGLAFSRDKNMAGVAKAAAVAARADVILAFVGEESILSGEAHCLADLNLQGAQSELIAALAKTGKPVVTIVMAGRPLTIGKEADLSAAVLYSFHPGTMGGPALADLLFGKEDPSGKTPVTFPKMVGQIPIYYAHNNSGRPATHHETLVNDIPVEAGQTSLGCTSFYMDAGFDPLYPFGFGLSYTTFAYSNVKLSSKELKKDEVLTVTFDLENTGKYEGTEVAQLYIRDKVGSVTRPVKELKRFTRVTLKPGEKKNVLFQLPVSELAFWNINMEKVVEPGDFGLWVATDSQSGKEISFKVVD, encoded by the coding sequence ATGAAAATATCAAAAATGCTGTCGGTTTGTTTGCTGCTGATTCCTTTAGTTTCGTGTGCAGAAAAGCCGGAATCTAAGGAAAAGGTAATTGAGAGCAAGATTGAAAGTTTACTTTCCAAAATGACATTGGAAGAAAAAATCGGTCAAATGAATCAGATTAGTTCTTTCGGCAACATAGAGGAGATGAGCATGATTATTAAAAAAGGAGAAGTTGGCTCTATCCTTAACGAAGTAGATCCGGTTCGTGTGAATGCTTTGCAGCACGTAGCTATGGAAGAGTCTCGTTTGGGAATTCCATTATTAATAGCTAGGGATGTTATCCATGGTTTTAAAACTATTTTTCCTATTCCATTGGGACAGGCTGCTTCTTTTGATCCGGATATGGTGAAAGAAGGTGCTCGCGTTGCTGCTATAGAGGCCTCTTCTGTGGGTATACGCTGGACGTTTGCTCCTATGATAGACATAGCCCGCGATCCGCGTTGGGGACGCATTGCTGAGGGGTGTGGTGAGGATACTTACTTAACTTCGGTGATGGGAGCCGCTATGGTGAAAGGTTTTCAAGGTGATTCGCTGAATGACTCGACGGCTATTGCCGCTTGTCCGAAGCATTTCGTAGGATATGGTGCTACCGAAGGTGGACGTGATTATAATTCAACATTTATTCCCGAACGTCGCTTGCGTAATGTCTATTTACCTTCATTTGAAGCTGCCGCTAAGGCGGGTGCGGCCACTTACATGACTTCGTTTAACGATAATGATGGCGTTCCTTCGTCGGGAAATGAATTTATATTAAGGCAGGTTCTTCGTAAAGAATGGGGATTTGACGGATTGGTCGTATCCGATTGGGCTTCTATAAAAGAAATGATTACTCACGGTTTTGTAGCCAATGAAAAAGAGGCTGCTATGAAAGCAGTGAATGCAGGTGTTGATATGGAAATGGTGAGCTATACTTACATGAATAACCTGAAAGCATTGATTAAAGAAGGGAAAGTAAAAGAAGAGACGATTGATAATGCGGTTCGCAATATCTTACGTGTTAAGTTCCGGTTAGGCTTATTTGATAATCCTTATGTTGGCGTAAATCGTTCTTCTGTAATTTATTCGGATGCTCATTTGGCTGCAGCTAAACGTGCGGCGGTTGAATCGGTTATTTTATTAAAGAATAGCAAGAATGTGTTACCTATTAAAGGAACGGTAAAGACTATAGCAGTGGTTGGCCCTATGGCCGATGCTCCATACGAACAAATGGGTACATGGGTGTTTGACGGAGATAAAACTCATACACAAACGCCCCTGAAAGCTATCAAAGAGATGTATGGAGATAAGGTACAGGTTCTTTACGAACCGGGATTGGCTTTTAGCCGCGACAAAAATATGGCGGGTGTGGCAAAAGCTGCTGCTGTTGCTGCCAGGGCAGATGTGATTTTGGCTTTTGTGGGCGAAGAATCTATTTTATCCGGAGAAGCTCATTGTCTGGCTGATTTGAATCTTCAGGGAGCTCAATCGGAATTGATTGCTGCACTGGCTAAAACAGGAAAGCCCGTAGTAACAATTGTGATGGCCGGCCGCCCTCTGACTATTGGTAAAGAAGCAGATCTTTCTGCGGCAGTTCTCTATTCATTCCATCCGGGTACTATGGGTGGCCCCGCATTGGCCGATTTATTATTTGGTAAGGAAGACCCGAGTGGCAAAACACCGGTTACATTCCCTAAGATGGTGGGACAGATTCCTATTTATTATGCTCACAATAATAGCGGCAGACCGGCAACACATCATGAAACTCTGGTAAATGATATACCTGTGGAAGCCGGACAAACATCTCTTGGTTGCACCTCTTTTTATATGGATGCCGGCTTTGATCCGCTCTATCCGTTTGGGTTCGGCTTGTCTTATACAACATTTGCTTATAGTAATGTGAAGCTTTCTTCTAAAGAACTGAAGAAAGATGAAGTGTTGACAGTTACATTCGACCTCGAAAATACGGGCAAGTATGAGGGCACTGAAGTTGCTCAGCTTTATATACGAGATAAAGTTGGTTCTGTTACTCGTCCGGTAAAAGAGCTGAAGCGTTTTACGCGAGTTACACTTAAACCCGGGGAAAAGAAAAATGTATTGTTTCAACTTCCCGTGAGTGAGTTAGCTTTTTGGAATATTAATATGGAGAAGGTTGTTGAACCGGGAGATTTTGGCCTGTGGGTAGCAACTGATAGTCAAAGTGGAAAAGAAATTTCGTTTAAGGTAGTAGATTGA
- a CDS encoding glycoside hydrolase family 16 protein produces MKMVNFILLFGCFSLMSFSCSGNNNLNTAIEEAPIIKIPEGYKLVWQDEFNNSRLSNGKPSLPNTSDWRYETGNGGWGNNELENYIPGVSGTDTCAVVSNSTLKIIAKKKGNEVISVRMNTIKSWTYGYFEARLKLPQGKGTWPAFWMMPRNYTAWPDDGEIDIMEEVGYRANYVSSSIHCLAYNHNIGTQKTAEKYVSTAESDFHTYALEWTADYIKGYVDGENYFTFVNDGTGNKNTWPFNAPFYLKLNLAWGGDWGGSQGVDESKLPATYEIDYIRVFQK; encoded by the coding sequence ATGAAGATGGTAAATTTTATTTTATTATTTGGGTGCTTTTCTTTGATGAGTTTCTCTTGTTCTGGAAATAATAATCTGAATACAGCAATCGAAGAGGCTCCTATTATTAAAATACCCGAGGGCTACAAATTAGTATGGCAAGATGAATTTAATAATTCTCGTCTGAGTAATGGAAAGCCATCATTGCCCAATACTTCCGATTGGAGGTATGAAACCGGTAACGGCGGATGGGGAAACAATGAATTAGAAAACTATATTCCCGGTGTTTCGGGTACTGATACATGTGCTGTTGTTTCCAATAGCACCTTAAAGATAATTGCTAAGAAGAAAGGCAATGAGGTTATTTCTGTGCGAATGAATACTATAAAGAGTTGGACTTATGGGTATTTTGAGGCGCGACTTAAATTGCCACAGGGCAAAGGCACATGGCCTGCTTTTTGGATGATGCCCAGAAATTATACAGCTTGGCCGGATGATGGTGAGATAGATATAATGGAAGAAGTAGGCTACAGAGCCAACTACGTCTCCTCATCCATCCACTGTTTGGCTTATAATCATAATATTGGTACGCAGAAAACAGCGGAAAAGTATGTTTCTACTGCTGAATCAGACTTTCATACGTATGCTTTGGAATGGACTGCTGACTACATTAAAGGTTATGTTGATGGCGAAAATTATTTTACGTTTGTTAATGATGGGACTGGCAATAAGAACACATGGCCTTTTAATGCACCTTTCTATTTGAAATTAAATTTGGCTTGGGGAGGTGATTGGGGAGGCTCTCAGGGTGTGGACGAAAGTAAGCTACCGGCAACTTATGAAATTGACTATATACGTGTATTTCAAAAATAA
- a CDS encoding TonB-dependent receptor — protein MKKLLSFFFLLGITLTVFSQNIQVQGVIVSGQDNEPLPGVNVVVKGTANGTITGLDGRFSLNVPSNCVLLISYVGYKSQDVAVKGARSLRVVLQEDTEALDEVIVVGYGVQKKSVVTAAISRVSADELNTTRPSRVEDALKGKVSGVQITQSSGQPGSDSKVRIRGIGTINNSDPLYIVDGMAIDGGISYLNPLDIQSVEILKDAASGAIYGARAANGVVLVTTKSGQSGKTSINYDFSYGWQRPWKEKEVLNAQQYMTIMNEMDVNDGGTATYDLNSFKGNGTNWQKETFNYDAPVQNHQVSINGGSDKVQYFLSFGYFTQDGIVGGDYGKSNYERYSVRSNSTYTVFETKERNFLNKIRAGVNMSYSRAKSTGIETNSEYGSVLGSAASFSPLVSVYATDEAGKQILADHPTAVVDANGRVFSLPPSGYQELANPLAQLSSPTNTFNNEDKFVGTFWAELDVLPGLKFKSSYGSDLAFWGSDGYSYEYYMGSMKQSTNSWVNSALNRGYRWQIENTLSYNKTFAEKHNLSVVLGQSASKYTVRNLSGTDYDLFSTDPSKANINSGIADRDKERVDGGTNGFDFESLASYFGRVDYNYAERYMLQATVRRDGSSHFGPKNKWATFPAFSLGWNLSNEPYMQNIPDWVNLLKFRFSWGKNGNQSIGNFRYTALLDGGQNYYYGGSYDAASNSKGGAMQYGTSPAALPNADIKWEESQQVDLGFDTRLFKSAMNFSVDYFKKKTNGMLMEQPIPGYVGFGAPTANAGKMQNWGLEFELGWKHSIGDFNYSLSANATYMKNELIDLGNDSGMTVYESAGASGLGDYVKAENGEVFPYFYGKKTAGIFQNQQEIDEYVNSDGTIIQPNAKPGDVRFVDLDDNGKIDDGDKTKIGKGMPDWTFGFTVTADYKNFDLNLFFQGSLGNDIYDFCQRADIPRMNRPEWYMDRWHGEGTSNRIPRVTSSDTNGNWSSSDLYVHDGSYMRLKTAQLGYTLPIYLTRKVSVQKLRIYVAAENLLTLTGYKGFDPEIASGSYTTIGIDRGIYPQARTISVGANISF, from the coding sequence ATGAAAAAGTTATTATCCTTCTTTTTTCTATTAGGGATTACACTTACTGTATTTTCTCAAAACATACAGGTTCAGGGTGTGATCGTGAGTGGGCAAGATAATGAACCTTTGCCTGGAGTAAATGTGGTGGTAAAGGGTACTGCCAATGGTACTATAACTGGCCTTGATGGTCGGTTCTCTCTGAATGTCCCTTCTAATTGTGTTTTACTTATTTCTTATGTGGGCTATAAAAGTCAGGATGTAGCAGTAAAAGGTGCTAGATCTCTTCGAGTGGTGTTACAAGAAGATACAGAAGCCCTTGATGAAGTTATAGTTGTTGGTTATGGAGTTCAGAAAAAAAGTGTTGTCACGGCTGCGATTAGTCGTGTAAGTGCTGACGAGCTAAATACAACTAGACCTTCACGTGTGGAGGATGCTTTGAAAGGAAAAGTTTCTGGCGTACAAATTACGCAAAGTTCGGGTCAACCAGGTTCCGATTCTAAAGTACGTATTCGTGGTATTGGTACCATTAATAACTCGGACCCACTTTATATTGTAGATGGAATGGCTATTGACGGAGGTATTAGTTATTTAAATCCTCTTGATATACAATCTGTTGAAATTTTAAAGGATGCAGCGTCGGGTGCTATATATGGAGCACGTGCTGCTAATGGCGTTGTTTTGGTGACAACAAAATCTGGTCAGTCTGGAAAAACCTCAATTAATTATGATTTTAGTTATGGTTGGCAACGTCCTTGGAAAGAAAAAGAGGTGTTGAATGCTCAACAATACATGACTATTATGAATGAAATGGATGTAAATGACGGAGGAACAGCTACTTATGACTTGAACTCTTTCAAGGGGAACGGTACAAACTGGCAAAAAGAGACCTTTAATTATGATGCTCCTGTTCAGAATCATCAGGTTAGTATTAATGGAGGTAGTGACAAAGTTCAGTATTTTCTTTCATTTGGCTATTTTACTCAAGATGGTATTGTAGGAGGAGATTATGGAAAGTCTAATTATGAACGTTATAGTGTGCGTTCTAACTCTACTTATACTGTTTTTGAAACCAAGGAACGTAATTTCTTGAATAAGATAAGAGCTGGTGTAAATATGAGTTATTCTCGTGCTAAATCGACTGGCATTGAAACAAATTCTGAATACGGTTCTGTTTTAGGTAGTGCTGCTTCTTTTTCTCCATTAGTTTCAGTATATGCGACAGATGAAGCCGGAAAACAAATATTGGCAGATCATCCTACAGCAGTTGTTGATGCAAATGGACGTGTTTTCTCTTTGCCACCTTCTGGTTATCAAGAATTGGCAAATCCACTTGCACAATTGAGTTCTCCAACGAATACTTTTAATAATGAAGATAAATTTGTGGGAACTTTTTGGGCAGAATTGGACGTACTTCCAGGTTTGAAATTTAAAAGTAGTTATGGAAGTGATTTAGCGTTTTGGGGTTCTGATGGCTATTCTTATGAATACTATATGGGCAGCATGAAGCAAAGTACAAATAGCTGGGTTAATAGTGCTTTGAATCGTGGTTATAGATGGCAGATTGAAAATACACTAAGTTATAATAAAACTTTCGCTGAGAAACATAATTTGTCAGTAGTATTAGGACAGTCAGCCAGCAAATATACAGTTCGTAATCTATCTGGAACTGATTATGATTTGTTTAGTACTGATCCTAGTAAAGCAAATATTAATTCTGGTATTGCCGATAGGGATAAAGAACGTGTAGATGGTGGAACTAATGGATTTGACTTTGAATCATTAGCTTCTTATTTTGGTCGTGTAGATTATAATTATGCAGAGCGGTATATGCTTCAAGCTACAGTTCGCCGTGACGGTTCTTCTCACTTTGGGCCTAAAAATAAATGGGCTACATTCCCTGCATTCTCTTTAGGTTGGAATTTATCAAATGAACCTTACATGCAAAATATTCCAGACTGGGTTAATTTATTAAAGTTTCGTTTTAGCTGGGGTAAAAATGGTAATCAGTCTATTGGTAATTTCCGTTATACAGCTTTGTTGGATGGAGGCCAGAACTATTATTATGGAGGATCATATGACGCTGCTTCTAATTCTAAAGGAGGAGCAATGCAATATGGAACCTCGCCTGCAGCATTACCCAATGCTGATATTAAATGGGAAGAATCTCAACAGGTTGACTTAGGCTTTGATACTCGTTTATTTAAGAGCGCTATGAATTTTAGTGTCGATTATTTCAAGAAAAAAACTAATGGTATGTTGATGGAACAGCCGATTCCCGGATATGTAGGATTTGGTGCTCCGACTGCCAATGCAGGAAAAATGCAAAACTGGGGTCTTGAATTTGAGTTGGGTTGGAAACATTCTATTGGTGATTTTAATTATTCATTGTCTGCTAATGCAACTTATATGAAGAATGAGCTAATAGATTTGGGTAACGATTCAGGTATGACTGTGTACGAGAGTGCAGGTGCTTCCGGTCTTGGCGATTATGTAAAAGCCGAAAATGGTGAAGTCTTTCCTTACTTTTATGGAAAGAAGACAGCTGGTATTTTCCAAAATCAGCAAGAAATAGACGAATATGTAAATTCTGATGGAACTATTATACAGCCTAATGCTAAACCGGGTGATGTTCGTTTTGTTGATTTGGATGACAACGGTAAAATAGATGATGGAGATAAGACGAAAATAGGAAAAGGTATGCCGGACTGGACTTTTGGTTTTACTGTTACGGCAGATTATAAGAATTTTGATTTAAATCTGTTTTTCCAGGGAAGTTTAGGCAATGATATATATGACTTCTGCCAACGTGCTGATATTCCTAGAATGAATCGTCCTGAATGGTACATGGATCGTTGGCATGGTGAAGGTACTTCTAATAGAATACCTAGAGTTACTTCTTCTGACACGAATGGCAACTGGTCTTCTTCAGATCTTTATGTTCATGATGGTTCTTATATGCGTTTGAAAACAGCACAGTTGGGTTATACTTTACCAATTTATTTAACTCGTAAAGTATCGGTTCAAAAATTACGCATTTATGTTGCTGCTGAGAACTTGTTGACTCTTACAGGTTATAAAGGATTTGACCCTGAAATTGCTTCTGGTAGTTATACTACTATCGGCATTGATCGTGGTATCTACCCTCAAGCTAGAACAATTTCTGTTGGTGCAAACATTTCATTTTAA
- a CDS encoding triple tyrosine motif-containing protein: protein MKNNLYTSFRLICLLIFFSATTLPAFADWNNFIINYNKNLFGKGSQTWQVASYNNNWVYFANKNGMLQFDGSSWNVFPLNNQSDVRSVHPSTSQKCIYVGGINEFGYFKPGNDGKLVYVCLSDSVPEPDRFIGNVWRIHENDNILYLQGDGKVLKLLNGKYTTIDAQRKIDCSEMVNGILYIGTDKGVWVLVGNTFFPLQGAESLVSKRIRGIIPHKKGVIIVTAYDGLYYCDGRTTVPFITGAESFMKENEIFCAAALGDLIALGTVHKGILVVDKKSLHIKYINENNGLQNNTVLSVAFDGLNNLWAGLDNGIDYICLNSSLTNLYAYPFSFGTGYAALLADHYLYLGTNRGLYYTKYPVELNDKLPDIRPVSQSSGQVWNLCKVGSDLFCLHDRGIFLLKGTSMKEIGHINGAWCCQPVMGTKNKMFVGVYDGLYLLEKVKNEWKVSWKIQGLFDSCRFFEQESPNVLWVFNSDKTLRVELDALLSRVVKIKSYGVEKGFPSDRDVYVSKVSGKICFATPKGIYQYNEKTDRMEHYQEMDNLLNGTTSYSRLVEFDNHLISLSHKDICIANLQTYKRGAGTSIVPIEFPALELVQGAENVTPITDSLIIIPNDYGFALLKVPSSNLKRGDDKSMYVRKVYLSYPKDSLIYMGNFLGKKEVPSIPYSRNAIRIEYGISSFIQGKESGYQYRLNQENWSDFTNSQTKEYSNLPEGEYTFEVRAVFQNGTMSTDRFSFKILPPWYRTGMAYASYFVLFLLVLWYLYRWDDVRVKRKKQQAVVEKDKELQYLEKEYKEKSALKERQIMELEKDKLEYDLQHKSQEMANLMINFVRKNEMLTEIKSDLFKIISILKGDGATKEPKKMLLLVNNKIDSNIQADDVLKRIEEQFDLIHNNFMKHLHEKYPDLSLNERMMCAYLKMNLSSKEIAPLLNISIRGVETIRYRLRKKFSLEREDSLTDYLNTTF from the coding sequence ACTGGAATAATTTTATTATCAATTATAACAAAAACCTTTTCGGTAAAGGCTCACAGACGTGGCAGGTCGCATCTTACAATAACAACTGGGTTTATTTTGCCAATAAGAATGGAATGCTGCAGTTTGATGGTAGCTCATGGAATGTGTTTCCCCTTAATAATCAATCGGATGTGCGTTCTGTACATCCGTCTACGAGTCAGAAATGTATCTATGTCGGTGGAATTAATGAATTTGGCTATTTTAAGCCGGGCAATGACGGTAAATTGGTTTATGTCTGTTTGTCTGATTCAGTGCCGGAACCGGACCGATTTATAGGGAATGTCTGGCGGATTCATGAGAATGATAATATCCTCTATTTACAAGGAGACGGCAAAGTACTGAAACTTCTTAATGGAAAATATACGACTATAGACGCACAAAGGAAAATTGATTGTTCGGAAATGGTTAACGGCATTTTATATATTGGAACTGATAAAGGAGTATGGGTGCTTGTAGGAAATACCTTTTTCCCTTTGCAGGGAGCCGAATCGTTAGTATCTAAACGAATACGTGGCATTATACCGCATAAAAAAGGTGTTATTATCGTTACGGCTTATGATGGATTGTACTACTGTGATGGGAGAACAACTGTTCCTTTTATCACGGGGGCTGAGTCGTTCATGAAAGAAAATGAAATTTTTTGTGCTGCAGCTTTAGGCGATTTGATTGCTCTGGGTACGGTGCATAAGGGCATATTGGTGGTAGATAAGAAGTCTTTGCATATAAAATATATTAATGAGAACAACGGGCTACAAAACAATACGGTTTTATCTGTGGCTTTTGATGGCTTGAATAATCTCTGGGCAGGTTTAGATAACGGGATTGATTATATATGCTTAAATTCTTCGTTAACAAATTTGTATGCGTATCCATTTTCTTTCGGAACGGGCTATGCTGCTCTTCTTGCTGATCATTATTTGTATTTAGGGACGAACCGGGGATTATATTATACTAAATATCCTGTTGAATTGAATGATAAATTACCCGATATTCGTCCTGTGTCTCAATCGAGTGGACAGGTTTGGAACCTTTGTAAAGTTGGTAGTGATTTGTTCTGTCTGCATGATCGGGGCATCTTTTTACTAAAGGGTACTTCAATGAAGGAAATCGGGCACATTAACGGTGCATGGTGTTGCCAACCTGTAATGGGTACTAAGAATAAGATGTTTGTAGGCGTTTACGATGGACTGTATTTGCTGGAAAAAGTGAAAAATGAGTGGAAAGTATCATGGAAAATACAGGGATTATTCGATTCATGCCGTTTTTTTGAGCAGGAATCACCCAATGTTCTTTGGGTATTTAATTCTGATAAAACACTCAGGGTCGAATTGGATGCACTTTTATCTCGTGTTGTAAAGATCAAAAGCTATGGAGTCGAAAAAGGATTTCCTTCTGACAGGGATGTTTATGTTAGTAAAGTTAGTGGGAAAATATGTTTTGCTACTCCGAAAGGAATTTATCAATATAATGAGAAAACCGATAGGATGGAGCACTATCAGGAGATGGATAATTTGCTGAACGGTACAACTTCCTATTCTCGATTAGTAGAGTTTGATAATCATCTCATTAGTTTGAGTCATAAAGATATTTGCATAGCAAATCTTCAAACCTATAAGAGAGGAGCCGGAACGAGTATTGTTCCTATTGAATTTCCTGCTTTAGAGTTAGTACAGGGAGCGGAAAACGTGACTCCTATTACTGATTCTTTGATCATTATACCAAATGATTATGGTTTTGCTTTATTGAAAGTTCCTTCTTCTAACCTTAAAAGAGGCGATGATAAATCGATGTACGTTAGGAAGGTTTATCTTTCTTATCCCAAAGATTCATTAATATATATGGGTAATTTTCTTGGGAAAAAAGAGGTCCCGAGCATTCCGTATTCGCGGAATGCTATTCGTATAGAGTATGGCATCTCTTCTTTTATTCAGGGAAAAGAAAGTGGTTATCAATATAGATTAAATCAGGAGAATTGGTCTGATTTTACAAATTCACAGACAAAGGAGTATAGTAATTTGCCCGAAGGTGAATATACGTTTGAAGTCAGGGCTGTTTTTCAAAACGGTACGATGTCCACCGATCGGTTTTCATTTAAAATTTTACCTCCATGGTATCGTACAGGGATGGCTTATGCAAGCTATTTTGTTTTATTTCTGTTGGTCTTGTGGTATCTTTATCGATGGGACGACGTGCGCGTTAAACGTAAAAAACAGCAGGCTGTAGTTGAAAAAGATAAAGAACTTCAATATTTAGAAAAAGAATATAAGGAAAAAAGTGCCCTTAAGGAAAGGCAAATAATGGAGTTGGAAAAAGATAAACTCGAGTATGATTTGCAGCATAAAAGTCAGGAAATGGCTAATCTGATGATTAATTTTGTGCGCAAGAACGAGATGCTTACAGAGATAAAATCTGATTTATTTAAAATAATATCCATATTGAAAGGGGATGGGGCAACCAAAGAGCCTAAAAAAATGTTGTTGTTGGTCAATAATAAAATTGATTCTAATATTCAGGCCGATGATGTTTTAAAAAGAATAGAGGAACAATTTGATTTGATTCATAATAACTTCATGAAACATCTGCATGAAAAATACCCTGATCTTTCGTTGAATGAGCGCATGATGTGCGCTTACCTTAAAATGAATCTTTCTTCTAAAGAAATCGCACCGTTGCTTAATATTTCCATCCGGGGTGTTGAGACTATCCGTTATCGCCTTAGAAAGAAATTCTCTCTCGAACGGGAAGATAGTTTAACCGATTATTTGAATACAACATTTTAA
- a CDS encoding RagB/SusD family nutrient uptake outer membrane protein, protein MKNYKQLLIAIVLSSGAMLTTSCSDDFLTANPTEKDAVGGAANETTILNDLASAYQILLMDSYANSNYNSIFLMSDLCSDDIYKGGGNAGDQGQLYKMENYNATPAELPSGLWSIYFTGLARCNNTLIACDNAVDVEDVTLKRLRGEALTLRAYYVHLLWKFWGNVPIYDGLLEAPYVTPQLTADEVYAKIMADLDEVISGNYLPMTTTGALLARVNMATAMMLRARVVLYQKDTSRYADITNDMATIIKNKDYDLMNSFGDIWTDENEFCKESIFESNQYPEGRTWGGAWSGYGTNYPAFISPSDLAVASDAPFGTPKGGWAFGPVRTATWNMYETGDTRREGSINDFNDLTKYTYTTRFQNTGYFMAKYCARVGYNQVTSGDNDLNYCNNMRIFRFAETLLNYAELVKMDGQAEQQGVSAQDCLDRIRDRAFGDANHRIEATEANIKSERRKEFMGEGLRYWDLIRWGDAATVLTEDDNVFQIHRAWTESKKYLPIPESEINKTVGTAYPLVQNPY, encoded by the coding sequence ATGAAAAATTATAAACAATTACTTATAGCTATCGTGTTGTCTAGTGGAGCTATGCTGACAACCTCTTGTAGCGATGATTTTTTGACTGCAAATCCTACAGAAAAGGATGCTGTAGGTGGTGCAGCCAATGAAACAACTATTCTCAATGATTTAGCATCTGCCTATCAAATATTGTTGATGGATTCTTATGCTAACTCCAATTATAATAGTATCTTTTTAATGAGCGATTTATGCTCAGATGATATTTATAAAGGTGGAGGTAATGCTGGAGACCAAGGGCAGTTATATAAAATGGAAAACTACAATGCAACTCCGGCTGAACTCCCTAGCGGTTTGTGGAGTATTTATTTTACAGGTTTGGCTCGTTGTAACAATACTTTGATTGCATGTGATAATGCTGTTGATGTCGAAGATGTTACTTTGAAAAGATTGAGAGGCGAAGCTTTGACTTTGCGTGCTTATTATGTACATTTGCTTTGGAAATTTTGGGGAAATGTTCCCATTTATGATGGTTTGCTAGAAGCTCCTTATGTAACTCCTCAGTTGACAGCTGATGAAGTTTATGCAAAAATAATGGCCGATTTGGATGAGGTTATTAGTGGTAATTACTTGCCTATGACTACAACTGGAGCTCTTTTGGCTCGTGTAAATATGGCAACTGCTATGATGTTGCGTGCTCGTGTCGTTTTATATCAAAAAGATACAAGTCGTTATGCTGACATTACAAATGACATGGCTACTATTATCAAGAATAAAGATTATGATCTTATGAATAGCTTTGGAGATATTTGGACTGACGAGAATGAATTCTGTAAAGAGTCTATTTTTGAATCAAATCAATACCCCGAAGGCCGTACTTGGGGAGGGGCATGGTCTGGTTATGGTACGAATTATCCTGCTTTTATTTCTCCGAGTGATCTGGCTGTTGCAAGTGATGCACCTTTTGGTACACCAAAGGGCGGATGGGCTTTCGGGCCTGTTCGTACAGCAACTTGGAATATGTATGAAACGGGTGATACTCGTCGTGAAGGGTCCATTAATGATTTTAACGATTTGACGAAATATACTTATACTACACGTTTCCAAAATACTGGCTATTTTATGGCTAAATATTGTGCTCGCGTAGGCTATAATCAAGTGACCTCTGGTGATAATGATTTGAACTATTGTAATAACATGCGTATCTTCCGTTTTGCTGAGACTTTGTTGAATTATGCTGAATTGGTAAAAATGGATGGTCAGGCAGAACAGCAAGGGGTGAGTGCTCAAGATTGTTTGGATCGTATTCGCGACCGTGCATTCGGTGATGCTAATCATCGTATCGAGGCTACTGAAGCTAATATTAAATCCGAGCGTCGTAAAGAGTTTATGGGTGAAGGACTTAGATATTGGGATTTAATACGTTGGGGAGATGCCGCAACTGTATTGACAGAAGATGATAATGTGTTTCAAATTCACCGTGCATGGACAGAAAGCAAGAAATATCTGCCAATTCCGGAGAGTGAGATTAATAAAACAGTAGGAACTGCGTATCCTTTGGTGCAAAATCCATATTAA